CGGCGTCGAAGAAGGATACGCTCGCGTTGCTTTCGGCCACGGAGCAGTTGACTGCCCACGGCGACACCGTCGCAACGATGGCGATGGGAGAAGTCGGGAGCCACACGCGTGCAGTCGCACCGGTGTACGGGTCGAAGATCGGCTACGCCCCCGTCGATCCGGCGCAGGCGACCGCACCGGGGCAGTACGATCTCGAGACGCTCTCGAAACTGGTCGCTCGATTACACGAGTGACGATCGACCGCCGTCGCGCCTGCGGGCCCGGATGCGCGCCTCAGTCGGTCGTCGGAGAGAAATCGGAATGTTAAGGGTCGGGGTCTCCTAGTATCACGCACGATGACATGGTTTCGCGCGATCTTCGCCGCTGGTCTTTCGGTACTCTTGCCCGGTGCAGGCCATGCCTTGATTCGGGACTGGCTTCGCGCCCTCGTGTTTGCTGGCCTTTACTTCTTGGCGATCGGGTTCTTTTTCCCCACTGGCCAGATCGCCGCTGCCGGTTCGCCGGCCGAAGTGATGGATATCGTCACCACGGAGACCGATTCGATCTCCCAGTTCGTGCTCTCGTTTCTCGTCCTGTTCGCGACGATCGACGCCACGTTTCGGGCGGTCGGGTTCCCGCCGGGCGGAAACACGTCGAGCGACGGACCGTCCTGTCCCAACTGCGGCAAGGAACTCGATCAGGATCTCACGTTCTGTCACTGGTGTACGACCCGTCTCGAGCCGATCGAATCCGAGATGCCCGAGGAATCCACGGATCCGGAAGCGGCCGAACGCGAGACGGAAGAGACGCCCCGTCCCTGAACTGCTCGGTTTTCCGTCCGTCGGTATCCTCGATCGCCGATCGATGAACGATCGTCCCGAAACGGCCGTCGCTGCGCGCTGTGAAATCGCGGATTCGCAACGTCGAACTCCGAACGGGTTCGTTACTTTTCGATGATACTCTCCTCGACGGCCTCACCGAAGTGTCGCGCCGTATCCTCGTAGTAGAGGAGGAGCTCGTCGCC
The genomic region above belongs to Natronorubrum halophilum and contains:
- a CDS encoding zinc ribbon domain-containing protein → MTWFRAIFAAGLSVLLPGAGHALIRDWLRALVFAGLYFLAIGFFFPTGQIAAAGSPAEVMDIVTTETDSISQFVLSFLVLFATIDATFRAVGFPPGGNTSSDGPSCPNCGKELDQDLTFCHWCTTRLEPIESEMPEESTDPEAAERETEETPRP